One window of the Rosa rugosa chromosome 3, drRosRugo1.1, whole genome shotgun sequence genome contains the following:
- the LOC133738953 gene encoding bZIP transcription factor 11-like, giving the protein MASSSGNSSGSQLLQNSGSEGDLQHVMDQRKRKRMQSNRESARRSRMRKQQHLDELTAQVTQLRKENGQILTSINITTQHYMNVEAENSVLRAQMAELSQRLESLTEILNYINGNNNNGVFETEPGQLLQTGSTAADHNSFMNPWNNSLYSNQPIMAAADMLQY; this is encoded by the coding sequence ATGGCATCTTCGAGTGGAAACTCGTCCGGCTCTCAGCTTCTTCAGAATTCCGGGTCCGAAGGGGACCTTCAGCATGTGATGGATCAGCGAAAGAGGAAGAGAATGCAGTCCAACCGGGAATCGGCGCGGCGGTCGCGGATGCGAAAACAGCAGCACTTGGATGAGCTGACGGCTCAGGTGACCCAGCTGAGGAAGGAAAACGGTCAAATCCTGACCAGCATAAACATCACCACCCAGCACTACATGAACGTGGAGGCCGAGAATTCGGTTCTCAGGGCCCAGATGGCGGAGCTCAGCCAGAGACTGGAGTCTCTGACCGAGATCCTCAACTATATCAACGGCAACAATAATAATGGGGTGTTTGAAACCGAACCGGGCCAGCTGCTTCAGACCGGCTCCACCGCTGCTGATCATAATAGCTTCATGAACCCTTGGAATAATTCGCTCTATTCAAACCAGCCCATCATGGCAGCTGCAGACATGCTTCAGTACTAA